A part of Penaeus vannamei isolate JL-2024 chromosome 1, ASM4276789v1, whole genome shotgun sequence genomic DNA contains:
- the LOC113807454 gene encoding uncharacterized protein produces the protein MSVEKLLRALNKHCVNKLPESLHHVKSTIKNVAFSSYYSNSQHNFTTGLIKDDLLLLNDLSKNKDIIVTKPNKGQSVVILNKNEYIDEMESILGYETKFIKIVDYCTSLIIKREDQLNNMLRKLKESQLTVKVTYSRLFTSGSKLGILYGLTKVHKTGFPLRPILSAIGTLNYDISKYFVPILKTLIINKFTIHDTFSFMKTILDIPDACSYIMASSAVTNLFTNVPLVETIAIITDSLFNHSTHINGLNKLQFRKLQLKT, from the coding sequence ATGTCTGTTGAAAAGCTCCTCAGAGCTTTAAACAAGCACTGTGTCAACAAATTACCAGAATCTTTGCACCATGTAAAGTCAACCATAAAGAATGTTGCTTTTTCATCTTATTACTCAAATAGCCAACATAATTTCACAACAGGCTTAATCAAGGATGACTTATTGTTGTTAAATGACCTAAGTAAAAATAAGGACATTATTGTAACCAAACCTAATAAGGGGCAAAGTGTGGTCATCctaaataagaatgaatacatTGATGAGATGGAAAGCATCTTAGGATATGAAACAAAGTTCATTAAGATTGTTGATTACTGTACCTCTCTCATTATCAAAAGAGAGGACCAACTTAATAATATGCTGAGAAAACTCAAAGAAAGTCAGTTAACTGTCAAAGTTACATACTCACGTCTGTTTACTTCTGGATCTAAGCTAGGTATTCTGTATGGACTGACAAAAGTTCATAAAACAGGTTTCCCTCTTAGACCAATACTTTCAGCTATTGGCACTTTAAACTatgatatttcaaaatattttgttcCCATTCTCAAAACACTGATTATCAATAAATTTACAATACATGATACTTTCTCATTTATGAAAACAATATTAGATATCCCCGATGCGTGCAGTTATATAATGGCAAGTTCTGCTGTTACcaatttatttacaaatgtccctcTTGTTGAGACCATTGCAATTATCACTGACTCACTGTTTAACCACAGTACCCATATAAATGGCTTAAACAAGCTGCAATTCAGAAAATTGCAACTCAAGACATAA